Part of the Musa acuminata AAA Group cultivar baxijiao chromosome BXJ3-10, Cavendish_Baxijiao_AAA, whole genome shotgun sequence genome, GCCGTCTTCCCCCTTCCTCCCTGCGCCGGCgttttcccttctcctccctacgTCGGCGTCTTCTTTCATTGTATCATCCTTTCACCCCCGCGGCCAGCGTCTTCTCCCCCCTTCGCTTCGCTGCAGCCGCCCCAGCAACCCAACCGACAAAGACAGCCACCTCAACCCACAGCAACCCTCTCCCgtacctcctcctccctctccttctcctcggATCCTTCATCCTTGCCCCCCTCCCAACTGACAGCAACCCCCTCTTCATCCTCCTCCTTCTGCGTAAATTGTTTTTTAATATAGATTTGAACAAGTATTATTTGGTCCTTTAAATGAAtactatgtttcttttttttttttgttttagcgATTATATCTATTAATCATGATGTatacttttaaaattttaagaagcaTCTCTCTTCACTCGGGCGTGGAAAGAAATGGCTAATGGAAACTGAATGCAGGTGGGTTAACGTGAGTGGTAGACGAATGTCCTCTGATCAGATGATTAGTTGAAAGTTTTCAACTTCCTTTTGGTTGTAAGCAGATACAGAAAATATATTAGTTTGGGTGCCCCTGATTTGAGGTAGAAGAGGAAGCTGAACATAGAGCAGGCAGCAATAAGActacttttcttgtatttttctgcaaacagtACGTGATACTGCTTCAAAAGATCATGTTTTTGGTGCAAAAGAGGCTCTTTCGCTGTCTCCCAAGTAACAAGTCCACTATCCATCTTTCCTCCCATCAACTTTGCAGTCTGTTTAACTTCTCCACTGCTAAAGACCAAAGTTCAGAGCATAGTTCCAACTTTATTGTGGTCGACTCCCTTCATTCGTGTGAACTTTCCTCAGAGAAGGCTGCAAAAAAAGCCAAGTATCACACCTGTCACAAAAATTCTTCGAGTCTTACcattgagttctttaagcagaGCGGTTGGAGTGATGCACAAGTCATGAAACTTATCCAGAAGTCACCGCGGTTGCTGCGTACTAAGGTAGAAACTGTCCTGAAGCCCAGAATGAGATCTTTGAAGGACATGGGATTTTCAGACACTGAAATAGTTCAGCTAGTTTCATCATGTCCATCTGTACTAATACGTGATATCCAACCGAAGATCAACTTCTGGAGGTCACTACTTGGTTCTAATGAGAGGTTACTGAAAGCCTCTAGGAGGAACATGTTTCTACTTACTTCTAGCTTGGCTCGGAAGATAGAACCTAATATATCTCTCTTAAGGGAATGTGGCATCAGTGACAAACGCATCGCGTATATGGTGGTGACAAAGCCGACCATTATTGGTCGATCAAACAAATATATAAAGGAAGCTATCAAATATGTTGAGGAGTTGGGTGTGCCATGTAACTGTAGAATGTTCCCTTATGCACTTAGTATAGTCACTGGCATGAGCCGATCCAGGTTTGATGATACCTTTGCAACCCTGATGAACTTTGGGTTATCCCGGCAAGACGTCATTGCTGTATTCAGGAAGCATCCAACCATTTGGGTTTTGTCAAAGAAGAACATATGTGACAAGATGACATTCCTGATGAAGGAAGCTGGTTGTGAGCTGACATATATCGTTTCCCATCCTGTGTTTCTTGCATGCagcttggagaagaggttgaAACCTCGATATGAAATTCTGAATTTTCTTGAGCAGAATAAATTGCTGGATAAAGTATATGGCCTGCTGTCCCTGATAACGTTATCTGAAAAGAAGTTCCGTAAGAAATTTCTTTTCCTGCTTCGTGAGGAGAAATCTATTGCTCTGTATGATTCCTATTTGAAATCTGTTGCTCTATAGGATTCCTATGTTGCTGCTGGGCATGGAAAGCACCATGTTGTTTGGGAAAATTAGGATTGCATGTGCTTCCTCAGACAAAGTGTGAACTTATTGCGCACTTATTTAATCATGTTAAATTTGTGACAATTTAAATTCTCCAAGgagcttcttttcttttgttctttggtACAACAAAAGATACGGTTTCTTTTATGCAGAAATATCGAGAAGTCTTTACTCAAGAAAGATATAAAGGTAACTAAAATATTTCAACTCTGTCAGCTATCTGTGTCAACTTGGCATCAGTCATATTAATAAACTTCATGATTCTGTTGTAATATGTGAAGCTGATGACAGTGCTGTCATTTAGATGATTGAGATCTAGTTAATTATGAGAGTATGAATAAGGACACTTGAAGGTAGCCATTCCCAAATGTATGTATGACATTAAATGTATTTGATTTGAAAATATCCTCTAACCCTTATAAATAGTTGTAGTCATGATATATGAATGTGCAGAGAGAAATATAGTTGTGTGAGGGCTTTTCTTTGTCATAATCCCATCACCTCTCCACCGTCCCTAAATTACTACATCTCTATCTATATATGAGCCTCTCTTGTTACATGTTATTAATCTTTGAGTAGTATATGATAGTAGAGTGTGACTTGTTGAAGATATCAACTCACTATACGATCCATAATATATATTCTAATACATGACTCATAACCTATGTTGTACAGTAAGTGGTGTCACTGGTGATGCTCGCTCATGATTTGTAGTACATATATATCTGATATATGAAaagaataagaatttttttttaaaaataattttaaaatgattatgccatccttttgAAGCATATCATGCTTGAGTGATACCTATATTACTGACCTATATTCCTAGCGATGCATCTATTTTATCTCGCATATGCATGTACATGTTTGATGCATGGTAAATGATTCACATTCCTATTGATACATTTATGGAATCATAATGTATATGTAGGTGCGTGCTTGATGCATGATTGATAGACATATGAGTTATCTACTTAGGTTCGTATAGAGATCATGGTTATACCCCCATATGATAGAAGCTTTACGCCCATCATGCACTCATTGGGTCGAATACTTATTTCACTCTGCAAGTATGATCTAGTGATTATACGATTGATTGATTCAACTAACAATACAATAATATGATCATATAATGGTATAGTGATATAACTATATGTTACAAAATGGCATGCGAGTCTAATAAGATAAAAGAACCTAGATGATCCTTATCAATTAGATGAGGGCTACTACATTAAAGTGCAATTCCTTATAGGGATTAACAAGTCGTTAGATGTAGTAATTAGATAATTTTTCTATCTATCATTGGTTGAATTTTATGTATATTATGGTACATTAGTGCATGCGATAATTATGAAACTTATTATGTAGTTTATTTTCGTTCGCTTATCGAAAGAAGTATCCATCAGATATTGAATGATAAATCTGGATAAAGTACATAGATATGACTAACTATATTTGTCGATAATATCATATGCATTTTGTGATGTGAATATGAACATTAATTAatcaaatgattttatattttttatttattattatctaactTGTATATTATATTCATAGTTAATTCATTATGATATTTGATCAAAATGTTGTTATTATCTTTTCTTGAACACTACTATTGCCTAAGAGCATGTGTTTATCCAAAACTATTTTTACAGATTtcagtaaaaaatatttaaaaatagtatGTTGATAGTTTCAAAGTTAACAAGCAAACAAAGTCGTTATCGAGGGAGTGAGATTATTTTGAAACAATAAATATAAACAACTCTGTGtaataaattcatttataataaGGAGTTAtttgtaagataaaaaaaatattaaattgttTTTGATTTTTTGATAGAAAAAACTTCATCTTTCTGGTTAGGTTAATTTTGTTAGCGAAGTCGGCCGTGTAGTTGTCTTCTCGTTCGGCCGCTCTCATTCGCCATCGATTTGGTCTCCAACTCGCGGCCCAAAATCCCGAGCCTCCCCGCTTTCCCTTACAATCTCGCTTCTCGGAAGCGCAACGGCAGCCAGGCGGCGGATGACTACCATGCTGCGAGAGTTGCGGCTGTCGCTGAACCAAACCCAGCGGGTGCGCCTTCAATCCGCTCTCCAGCGGCTCCAGGACATGGCTTCCCTCGCCTCCGCCGTTACCGTCGTCGCCGACACCATCCCCGTCAACCACGAAGACAGCATCCTTAAGTGTGTGCGCTTTCTGACCCATAAGAAccttcgttctctctctctcttcctcctccatcttcttTTTGGTTTTCTCCACATCCTCCTCTCTCCTTGTGAACTGTTTTAATCATCTCCTTCGTCCTTCTTTTCCATGTTTCGGTGAAGATTTGCAGTCATTTTGTCTTCTGTTAATGGTCTTTTTGTTGCGGTCGTCCCTATTTATCTTACGCTTTCCTCCTATCTCATGGTTGCTCCTGAATTCGTGTGATGGTCAGGGGCCATGGGACGTCCGATCTCAACGGCGAAGTAGTGGCCACTCTCTGTGGTGTGGTTGAGCGAGTAAACAAACTGGTGTATGTCCGTGCTCAGAGAGCCAGGTACTGATACtgtgccttcctcttctcctaaTTTTGCACTATTTCTGttcttgatgttgtaatccttTATGCTTGTTAAATGTTCTGTTTAGTtggtcaagaatcatcatgctgcATGACTTAGTCGATTGTATCCGTATATTTTCTTAATTCTCTTTTGTACTAATTTGCAAAAAATCCTTGATTCATAGGCACCCAGGTCAAGTGTGTCAACTACAATAAGATTCTTTGTTTTTCCAATACTCCACTTATCGACCGCATTGATTTCTTTTAGCAGAAGAATTTGTTGTAACTAAAGTGCTGTATTGTCTCTCAGTGAGGACATATGTTTAGTGACTAGATGATGCTGTCTTTCTTCCTCATATGATATGTTTGATTTGTTGTTTCATGACTtacaaatgaaaaattattttccttGTAGGTACAAACCAGAGGTTGGAGATATAATCGTCGGCCGAGTCATTGAGGTCTTgttgctttatgataaatctatatatacatttctttttgctatcacataaaatatataaacaaTTTATCATTATCTGAATTATAATAAgacaaaaaaaatcttatttaagATGGTTATCAGTGGATATTTGactatcataaaattataatatatgtgCAGTCAGCAGTAAATCGTCAATTGACTTAGCAACATGGCTTGTAATATTTCCTCTTTTCATTTTCATCTGTTATTTTGTTAAATGATTCTACATTGTGTCTTGTAGATTGCTCCAAAACGCTGGAGATTAGAGATAAATTTTAGTCAAGATGCAGTATTGATGCTTTCGTCAATGAATCTTCCAGATGGTATTCAGGTGAGATCAAATTCTTGTCTCCTCTTCAAGCTCTGAGCTCTTCATATATTGGAGAACAGAGgttcttatttttatatttattatattgtgTCAGGTTATCACTACATAACCAATTATAAACAATTCAGAAGTTCTCGCATCTTGTATAACATGGATTTTATAATAGAGCTGTTGTTGGTGCATGCTAAAAGAACTGTTTGTTGTACCTATGTTAGTAATTTCATCAAGAAAGTAATGTGCATCTGACTGCAGAATATCTGGGTGAGGAGCACCAAAAATTTCCCAAGTGGCATCTAACTCTAGATGATAAAATGATTATCTATAAAGCACCTGCAGCATATCTATATTTGAATGGTTTACTGTAACTTATCATTGTTCTTGGACAACATGGAAAGCACAGTGTTGAATCTGTAAACCAATAAAAAGTACGGGAAGTGATGCCTTGCtgattaggatttttttttgggAATTTGATTTGTTGTATAATGCATAGTCCTGATATTTGAAATCTAATAAACATCTTTAGGTGAAGTAGagacaaaatatttatatatgtctTTACTTAATGCtacaatatgatttatattttttgacAATGAAAATTGAACTGTATATTTGCTGCCACAATAACTGTATACATGCATGCTTATTGTTGAATCTGTATTTATTGTACAATCTTGTGTTAGGCAGCTGATAGCTAGTGTAAGACTTACCTCCTTAGGCTTGGGGCCTTAACtcttttttttattgttgttaATGTTTCTTGACACTATCATGTAATGTCATGGTGGCATCAGTTAAATAACTTCATAGCAACATTAACAATGAACACATTAATGAAGGGAAATTAGGTATAGGTAGCTTTTAAGGGAGGCGTGTCCTGAGGTAGTTTTATAAGACTGTCTTTGCCAGAAAAAAAAGCATGAACATGAAAAATCTTGCTAATAACTATGGTGTAATTGCTTGAGAGTGCAAATTATTTGTCACTAGAAAATACAGTTTTAtagattgaaaaaaaaattattgcttgATTTTGCCAAACTCCATTGAATCTATAGTGGCAAAGATTCTTAGTACTTTATATATCTTTTGTTTGCACCATTGATTTTAAGTCATCGAGTGTGTGtaaacaaatataaaatattattgagtTGTCTTTTTTTGGCATCTATATGAaacataataaatttaattttgtcTCAGTTTTAGGATCATCTTGGCATACACAAGGATAGTTGTACATGTTTTAGAGAGGTGGGTTTTGCCAAAGATTGCTGACCATTGTTTACCGGTCTGATCAAGGACCTGTATTGGACCATGTGGTTTGGTAATGGTTGGTAACCTGTTTTTGTTTACTTTTTCATACAATACTGGACGGTTTATGATGCGATACCAGTATGATAAATTACCGAAACTGATAGCATATCAAGTGTCATCCTTGCATTTTGCTTTCACTAGTGAGTAGGTAGATAGATTTCATAGCATGGATGAAACTAAGATCACATTGTTTCATTGAGTAATTGAAAAAGGCTTGGAGAAATGGAGGTCTTACTATATTATGATagataaagcaaaaaaaatgtaATTGTAAGAATAAAGAAGTCTAGAAAAAATAATGCATTATATATTCTCTACTTTGTGTTTTAGGTTCAGTTAAGCAAATTGTTTGTTTGCTGCAGCATTTCCATAGAGCTATTTGACACTCTAGGGGTGATTTTGTGGCTACTCTTTGCTTTACTTTTTTTCTCAGTAATATCTAGTTACTGCTTTCTTTTCCTAGTGCTCTGAGTttcattcatatatttctctattCCTTTTTCCCCCTAACTATATTTTAGTATGGTTGAGCTAATCTGTTTCCTGGTTCACCTCATTCTAAATGATAGAGGCGGAGAACTGCAGTTGATGAACTCAATATGCGCAGTATCTTTGAAGAAAATGATGTAATTTGCGTAAGTAATTTATCTGTTGCTACAATGAGGAGTTGGTAAAATATGATTTCAGCCCATTAGTAAAGTCATCTGCATTGGTATTAATGAGACTTGCTGAATGATCTTTAGCTAATCTGTTTTACTTATTCAATTTCAGGCTGAAGTTCGTGGCTTTCAGCATGATGGGAGCCTGCACCTACAAGCAAGAAGTCAGAAATATGGAAAAGTAAATCATATTGTTATTATTTTGCATGTTCTTTAAAGTTATTTAACTATAACTTCATAGCTTATTGTCTCCAAAGTTTTTTAACCATGAAACTGAAGTTGCAAGAAATTACATAAGAGAACAAATGTGTTAGATCTGAACTCTTGAGATCATCATTGCAAATTTTGACAATGATCATGGATGGATGTGGGATTATTTGGGGATTGTAATCTCGCCTCTTTAAAAATCTTTGTTATCACTAGGACCCATTGGATCACTATATTCCTTTATAGGTGATGGATTCATATGGTTATGTAAACCCACCGTATTATTCCCTCCATCGATGTGCAATGTTGCACCATGGAATTAGATTTCTGCTGTGTACACAGTAGGTCCCAACATCGCTTGCACTTTTGAGAATAATTAATGCTCTGATATAATTAGTCATTACAGCCCATGCAAGAAACAAGATGGACTTCACCCTAAGAAGGTCAGGTTATTGTTAGGATTGACAGTGGCACTAAGATGGTGGTTAATAATTCAACCAAAAACTTGAACTTGTGCAAGAGAACTTAGACAAGAATCCAAGAATTGAAAACACTCAAGCAATAAGAAATATATGCAAAACATTTTGTACTAGTTCAGCCAATGGCTAATGTCCACTCCAGATTTCTTGTCACCAGAGGTCATGGATTTACACTGATGATCTTTGTTTCACCCGGGAAGGTCAAATAGCTTTTACAATTTTCTCCTTTCCAAGGATAATCTCATGCTTTAAGAATCACTCCTCTTTACAAGAATTTCTCGATttctcttttactcaaatccactCAATTACAAGAAGACAAACATAGGTGAAGACTTAGAGATATTGAAAGCCAAGGGATTACACCTTTACAACACGAGAAATGCTCAAAATCAATTGTGTTTTCTCTTTTTGCACTTGATACCTGAAGCCCGTACCTTGATGGGGATATTTATAGTTACCTAAGGTCCTCTCAACCATTTAAGAATTTTGTCACAAGGTTACGATTCTAGCTGTTAGAGATCCAATGGTCTTCTGATGGTGCCATCACCAGAGTGTCTACGCCTGATGTAACAGGCTCAGGGGTCAGTGCTGTTACACAcgtaggtggtgccatcgccaggCTTGGGTCAGCATTTTCTGGCATCCATTCACGACCTGTCATGCTGTTAATTTGCACATTTGTGTAATAGATCCATGATATTTCCAATGTTGTTTAGTCTAGTCCGCTTTAGGCTCTTAGATGAGTCAAAACTCTTTTTCTCCACGAGCCATTTTGACTCGATTATTTGCAAATCACTTGAGGAGATTAGTTCATTTAATTTATCAACTGAGTTATTCATCGTCAAAATTTGGCATCCAACAGTTATTTCTTTTTAGCTGCGAGAATGACACATAATATGCAGATCAACCTGACATCCAGTGTGAGCCGACTTGATTATCAGTGTTAACGGAGTTAAAACCCGATTGGTTTCTTCTAATGTAGTTCTTGTTAATCTCGAGATCTATGAGACTGGCATAACCTATTGCAGCATCTTTGCATCTTCAGGAAGAACGTGAGACACTTGCATTCTTGTTGGTCAGATTTGTTTCTTTTATGGATGCTAAAAGTTAGCTGTTAATGTTTTGCTGTGAACAGGATATTTTCAGTCACCATTGTCTTGGCCTTTCTTCATAAAATTACCAAATGTTTTGTTAGTATACTTGAATTAGGATCTGACTGTTGCATGTTGTAGTATGTGTTCCTTGTACCAATATCATGAGCAATCATCTTTATTGGCCTCGCTTATAACTGCATGCCTATACTTAAAAAATGTAGCTTGGGAAATAACCATGTAAGTGATCTCGAATAGTTAGATATGGGGGGGTTAGGGAATTTATATTGTCTGGATTTCTTAGAATGAGAACTAGAGTTTGGGAGGACACAACATAAAGGCTGGTGGCATTTCTTTATATACCTCCTGACATAAGAAAGCTTTCCTCAGGCTCCTTTTGCTGTATTAGCTACATTGATTGAATCCATTTCATATTTGTGTATTATATTTCagtctcttctcttctttctgtTATAATGTTATGATACTGGACGTGAAATGCTATTTCAGCTTGAGAGGGGTATGCTGCTTACTGTCCCAGCATATTTGGTGAAGCGTCGGAAGCAGCATTTTCACCATCTAGAAAACTATGGTGTTGACTTGATTCTTGGATGTAATGGATTCATCTGGGTCGGAGAACATGTAAATTCAAATGGAGAAAATGATATGATGGTAGACCAAGAGAACAGAGAAGGTCTAGTTAACAAATCCGAGGTGGGACAAGCAACATATGAAGTGCAAGAGCAAATCACACCACTTGAAATCAGGAAGCATGTATGTCGGGTTGCTAATTCCGTGCGTTTGCTCTGTGCCTTGGGCTTCAGTCTCACTGTTGAAGTGATTGTTGACACAGTTGAAGCAAGTATCTCATCAAATACAGATATAAAAGACATACTTGCAGCTGAATTTTATGTTCAGACTGCAGAGAGGGAGGTCCAGCGCAGAGTTTCCCTGACTAGAAGGAAGGGTTAATCCTAGGGTAAATCAAACATGTAGGTCGGCCGTTCAGAATGTCTTGGCTTCGGTGTTTCTGTATCCAAAGTAGTTTTAGTGCGTGAAGGGCTTGTGAAGCTATTCCAGAACTAGGCCGTTCTTGGACATCAAACCGCAACTTCTGTGTTTAATTGAGATTGATGACATGCCTATCAGAAAAGCCATGAACCGAGTTGTTAAATCCATGAAGTTTGACACCTTTCAACTGGTTTCAATCATGTTGATATGTTCTGCATCAGATAAATCAGCTGGTGGTTGGAacccaaaaagtgtggtaattgatgCCTTTACAATGTGTTTATGCTAATGTTTCCAGATCAGGATCAGTTATCTCTAATGTCTGTCAAGTTATGACCGAGGCATCTCTGCTTTTGTTTTGGATGATTTTGAAGTCAGCCTTCAGAATCCGCCAGTAATCAACATTACATAGGTATTGATATGTGAAGATACTGGAAAGAATTACTTCTTTCCCTGTGTGTGAAAAAGCCATGATTTCTCAATTATTTAGTGGTATGGTTTTTTTCTTCCCATTAGGTTTTATGCAAAGCAATATTGTTAGCGagcatttatattttaatatatcctTATAATTACATTTAATAGTAATTTtacaaaaatgatatatatgTTCTAACTGCCATCCTGAATCCTCTCATTTGGACCACTTCCGACACCTAAAAATTCTAACCCACCTTAAATTGCTCCCATCGG contains:
- the LOC103969632 gene encoding transcription termination factor MTEF18, mitochondrial, which encodes MAAASNVFLSGLIVVRDTASKDHVFGAKEALSLSPNLFNFSTAKDQSSEHSSNFIVVDSLHSCELSSEKAAKKAKYHTCHKNSSSLTIEFFKQSGWSDAQVMKLIQKSPRLLRTKVETVLKPRMRSLKDMGFSDTEIVQLVSSCPSVLIRDIQPKINFWRSLLGSNERLLKASRRNMFLLTSSLARKIEPNISLLRECGISDKRIAYMVVTKPTIIGRSNKYIKEAIKYVEELGVPCNCRMFPYALSIVTGMSRSRFDDTFATLMNFGLSRQDVIAVFRKHPTIWVLSKKNICDKMTFLMKEAGCELTYIVSHPVFLACSLEKRLKPRYEILNFLEQNKLLDKVYGLLSLITLSEKKFRKKFLFLLREEKSIALYDSYLKSVAL
- the LOC103969633 gene encoding exosome complex component RRP4 homolog, yielding MTTMLRELRLSLNQTQRVRLQSALQRLQDMASLASAVTVVADTIPVNHEDSILKGHGTSDLNGEVVATLCGVVERVNKLVYVRAQRARYKPEVGDIIVGRVIEIAPKRWRLEINFSQDAVLMLSSMNLPDGIQRRRTAVDELNMRSIFEENDVICAEVRGFQHDGSLHLQARSQKYGKLERGMLLTVPAYLVKRRKQHFHHLENYGVDLILGCNGFIWVGEHVNSNGENDMMVDQENREGLVNKSEVGQATYEVQEQITPLEIRKHVCRVANSVRLLCALGFSLTVEVIVDTVEASISSNTDIKDILAAEFYVQTAEREVQRRVSLTRRKG